A genomic stretch from Mycobacterium cookii includes:
- a CDS encoding flavin-containing monooxygenase translates to MTRTVAVIGAGPGGLVAARWLLSQGFEPTIFEQAPTLGGQWTGIVGRSGVWPAMHTNTSRILTAFSDLENDSDNVYPSNHEILDYLHRYADTFGLPSRIRFGSRVDLLERDGAGWLVGHSDCKESFERVVVANGRFHAPAIPCVPGLDAFAGSAGAISTYDYRGPAPYRGKRVLVAGCAVSALEIAAELAQSGAARVVVTQRRQRYVLPKFARGVPSDHRIFTRYGTLASETLPEAEIDRQLKEIVVEAGGSPEQYGAPAPDPSLFAAGITLNQQYLPLVAEGRITVCPWMKSIADATVTFADGHTEEFDGIVLGTGFNLRLPFLSDSIREAVNLGAAHLDADRYTFHPDLPGLAFMGMWDQSGGYFVPLELQARWIAYTWGGTIPPPSESDQRRSINAYRSQRGRSQKTRMNLVALTFARAAGVEPQLNNWPHLRRALLFGPLAPSCFRLEGPDALPDAPARFERDAAAFGAITSNELTERERSYWSLLETATSGPAVSDEGIAATR, encoded by the coding sequence ATGACGCGAACGGTCGCCGTGATCGGGGCTGGACCCGGCGGGCTCGTCGCGGCGCGCTGGCTGCTCTCGCAAGGATTCGAACCGACGATCTTCGAGCAAGCACCGACGCTGGGCGGCCAGTGGACGGGAATCGTCGGGCGCAGCGGCGTTTGGCCGGCCATGCACACCAACACAAGTCGCATCCTGACCGCCTTCAGCGACCTGGAGAACGACAGCGACAACGTCTATCCATCGAACCACGAGATTCTCGACTACTTGCATCGCTATGCCGACACCTTCGGCCTTCCGTCGCGCATCCGATTCGGCAGTCGTGTCGACCTCCTCGAGCGCGACGGCGCCGGCTGGCTCGTCGGTCACAGCGACTGCAAGGAGAGCTTCGAACGAGTAGTCGTGGCAAATGGCAGATTTCATGCCCCCGCCATCCCTTGTGTGCCGGGGCTCGACGCGTTCGCAGGCTCGGCCGGTGCGATCTCCACCTACGACTACAGAGGGCCCGCCCCGTATCGGGGCAAGCGGGTTCTCGTGGCCGGATGCGCTGTCAGCGCCCTCGAGATCGCCGCCGAACTCGCCCAAAGCGGCGCAGCACGCGTTGTGGTAACTCAGCGACGACAGAGGTACGTCCTCCCGAAGTTCGCCCGCGGAGTCCCGTCCGATCACCGGATCTTCACGCGATACGGAACCCTCGCGAGCGAGACTCTCCCCGAGGCCGAAATCGACCGGCAGCTGAAGGAGATCGTGGTCGAGGCTGGCGGAAGTCCGGAGCAGTACGGCGCACCGGCGCCCGACCCGTCACTGTTTGCCGCCGGGATCACCCTCAACCAGCAGTACCTGCCGCTCGTGGCAGAGGGACGAATTACGGTGTGTCCCTGGATGAAATCCATCGCGGATGCGACCGTGACATTCGCCGACGGGCATACCGAGGAATTCGACGGGATCGTACTCGGCACAGGGTTTAATCTGCGCCTGCCGTTTCTGAGTGACAGCATCCGGGAAGCCGTCAACCTCGGCGCTGCACACCTCGACGCCGACCGCTACACATTCCACCCTGACCTCCCCGGGCTGGCGTTCATGGGCATGTGGGATCAGTCGGGCGGATACTTTGTGCCACTGGAACTTCAGGCCAGGTGGATCGCATACACGTGGGGCGGCACGATCCCGCCACCATCTGAAAGCGACCAGCGGCGGTCGATCAACGCTTACCGCTCGCAACGAGGGAGGTCCCAGAAAACTCGGATGAACCTGGTGGCTCTCACCTTCGCTCGCGCCGCCGGGGTCGAGCCGCAGTTAAACAACTGGCCGCACCTGCGCCGCGCCCTGCTGTTCGGTCCGCTGGCACCGAGCTGTTTTCGGCTCGAGGGCCCGGACGCGCTGCCCGATGCGCCAGCCCGATTCGAGCGCGACGCCGCCGCATTCGGTGCTATCACGTCAAACGAGCTGACCGAGCGTGAACGTAGCTACTGGTCGCTCCTCGAAACCGCGACCTCCGGCCCGGCCGTGAGCGACGAAGGAATCGCAGCGACTCGTTAA
- a CDS encoding TetR/AcrR family transcriptional regulator → MSRLAGSHPPDAAGLPRGRGRLPSVDVALGQRERILRAMMSATAELGYHAVTVGDIVSRARISRAAFYRQFAGKLECLIAAVEMGRDIVHPLLAAAADRESTGDLPAALRAIVRQHLAICMSEPEFTRAWGLELATAGPNTVELRNRLLDELASMICSVVETHESRSSTSTPRSFDYYVALIGGCQELIYRRVMTGRIDRLGELEDPLVDFLLRSLGAAVGNEPGD, encoded by the coding sequence ATGAGCCGACTTGCTGGATCGCATCCCCCCGACGCGGCCGGGTTGCCACGCGGTCGCGGACGTCTGCCCTCCGTGGACGTGGCCCTGGGTCAACGAGAGCGCATCCTCCGAGCGATGATGTCGGCGACCGCGGAACTCGGCTACCACGCGGTCACGGTGGGCGACATTGTCAGTCGTGCCCGCATTTCGCGCGCCGCGTTCTATCGACAGTTCGCCGGCAAGCTCGAGTGCCTCATCGCCGCCGTAGAGATGGGACGCGACATCGTCCACCCGCTCCTGGCGGCCGCCGCAGACCGCGAATCGACGGGTGATCTGCCCGCCGCGTTGCGCGCGATCGTTCGCCAACACCTCGCGATCTGCATGTCCGAGCCCGAGTTCACCCGGGCATGGGGCCTGGAGTTGGCCACTGCCGGGCCCAACACAGTCGAACTCCGAAACCGGCTCCTCGATGAGTTGGCATCGATGATCTGTTCCGTAGTTGAGACCCATGAATCTCGTTCCTCGACGTCGACGCCCCGATCCTTCGACTATTACGTTGCCCTGATCGGCGGTTGCCAAGAACTCATCTACCGCCGTGTCATGACCGGTCGCATTGACCGGCTCGGTGAACTCGAGGACCCGCTCGTTGACTTCCTCTTGAGAAGTCTCGGCGCAGCAGTAGGCAACGAGCCGGGCGATTGA
- a CDS encoding polysaccharide deacetylase family protein: MNRRRFLGALSATVLGGIGGIGGIGGMGAPRDVLGGPPQPPTAAAAAVTSPPAGGGEVVAGAKLPPPAPIVRVALPGGGVLSKLPGNGNLLALTVDDGVNTDVVRLYTEFAKETGVRLTYFVNGIYRSWTDNLALLRPLVECGQIQLGNHTWSHPNLTTVPASRVAHEIARNDEFLKNTFGVDARPYFRPPYGKHNSAVDAVAAGLGYTATTLWSGSLSDSTVITEDYIVQMAQRAFTPQAIVIGHLNHPPVTHVYGQLRDLIRARNLRTVTFDDVFFH, translated from the coding sequence CTGAACCGGCGCCGGTTTCTCGGGGCGCTGTCCGCCACAGTTCTTGGCGGTATCGGCGGTATCGGCGGTATCGGCGGTATGGGCGCGCCGCGCGACGTCCTCGGTGGACCACCGCAACCTCCGACGGCCGCCGCCGCTGCCGTCACGTCACCGCCCGCAGGGGGCGGCGAGGTCGTTGCCGGCGCGAAATTGCCGCCGCCCGCGCCTATCGTGCGAGTGGCGCTGCCCGGTGGCGGCGTGCTCAGCAAGCTACCCGGGAACGGCAATCTGTTGGCGCTGACCGTTGACGACGGCGTGAACACCGACGTAGTGCGCCTTTACACCGAATTCGCCAAAGAAACCGGCGTCCGGCTGACCTACTTCGTCAACGGCATCTACCGTTCGTGGACCGACAACCTCGCATTGCTGCGGCCTTTGGTCGAGTGCGGCCAGATTCAGCTGGGCAACCACACCTGGTCGCATCCGAACCTGACAACGGTGCCAGCAAGTCGCGTGGCGCACGAGATCGCCCGCAACGACGAATTTTTGAAAAACACCTTCGGCGTGGACGCGCGACCGTACTTTCGGCCTCCCTACGGGAAGCACAACTCGGCCGTTGATGCGGTGGCTGCCGGTCTCGGCTACACCGCGACCACGCTGTGGTCGGGTTCGCTGTCGGATTCCACGGTGATCACCGAGGACTACATCGTTCAGATGGCCCAGCGGGCCTTCACGCCGCAGGCGATTGTGATCGGACACCTCAACCACCCGCCGGTCACCCACGTCTATGGGCAACTCCGCGATCTCATCCGCGCCCGTAACTTACGCACCGTGACCTTTGACGATGTCTTCTTCCACTAG
- a CDS encoding universal stress protein produces MTPKPCRAILVGVDGSAATLSAVRWAAHAAALRNVPLTLVHVVNARILGWSQVRVPTGIRQTQEKRAREFIKSAIKVAEESTGERGPLQIDSKVIYSATVPTLVGLSKEVEMVVVGYRGHGGVLVRNFLGSVSSGLVYQAHCPVAVIHDGKPLVANVARAPVLLCIDGSPASEAATAIAFDEASRRGVGLVALYAWTGPRGSGFNGFRHVNWDARLSEEEETLAERLAGWHERYPDVGIVRKIETGDEENPLIEASKRSQLIVVGSHGRGELAGMLLGSVGSAVVNRARIPVIVAREP; encoded by the coding sequence ATGACGCCAAAGCCATGTCGCGCGATCTTGGTCGGCGTCGACGGCTCAGCAGCGACACTGAGTGCTGTACGGTGGGCGGCCCATGCTGCCGCCCTGCGGAATGTGCCGCTGACCCTGGTTCATGTCGTCAACGCCCGCATACTGGGGTGGTCCCAGGTCCGCGTGCCGACCGGGATAAGGCAAACGCAGGAGAAGCGGGCACGCGAATTCATCAAGTCGGCGATCAAGGTCGCCGAAGAGAGCACCGGTGAGCGCGGTCCACTACAAATCGATAGCAAGGTGATTTATTCAGCCACCGTCCCGACGCTCGTCGGCCTTTCCAAAGAGGTGGAGATGGTCGTGGTGGGCTATCGGGGGCATGGCGGGGTGTTAGTCCGCAACTTCCTGGGCTCGGTGAGTTCGGGATTGGTCTACCAGGCGCACTGCCCAGTCGCCGTGATCCACGACGGAAAACCGCTGGTCGCCAATGTCGCACGGGCGCCGGTGCTGTTGTGCATCGACGGCTCGCCGGCGTCGGAAGCCGCGACCGCGATTGCATTCGACGAAGCGTCACGACGAGGTGTCGGTTTAGTGGCCCTGTACGCCTGGACTGGTCCGCGGGGTTCCGGCTTCAACGGGTTCCGACACGTTAACTGGGACGCGCGGCTGTCCGAGGAGGAGGAGACGCTTGCTGAACGGCTAGCAGGCTGGCACGAACGCTATCCCGATGTGGGGATCGTTCGCAAAATCGAAACTGGTGATGAGGAGAATCCGCTGATCGAGGCATCCAAAAGGTCGCAACTGATTGTGGTCGGCAGTCACGGTCGTGGCGAGTTAGCTGGCATGTTGCTGGGCTCGGTCGGGTCGGCGGTGGTCAACAGGGCCAGGATCCCTGTGATCGTGGCGCGTGAGCCCTGA
- a CDS encoding MlaE family ABC transporter permease, translating into MARVSAPSLYVPMALRSPWWLAERSDSLFQRLGHQVTFLSQVLGAIPLTLRRYRHQTGVLLVDMMWGNGSLIVGGGTIGVLVFMGAAVGGSVGVEGYGALDMVGMGPLTGFVSAYANTREMAPMIAGIGFAAQAGCRMTAEIGAMRISEEIDALEALGIQSIPFVVTTRVIAGMITIVPLYVVTLALSYVSCALVVNVLHGQSSGTYYHYFDSFIHPSDVVFSLLKAVIFVTLIIAIHCYQGYYAGGGPEGVGRASGRAIRASIVTVVAADMVLTLLFWGNSPGIRISG; encoded by the coding sequence ATGGCCCGGGTATCAGCGCCGTCGCTGTACGTACCCATGGCTTTGCGGAGCCCATGGTGGCTCGCCGAGCGAAGTGACTCGCTTTTCCAGCGACTTGGTCACCAGGTCACCTTTCTGTCCCAGGTGCTTGGTGCGATTCCGCTGACGCTGAGGCGCTATCGGCACCAGACCGGGGTGCTGTTAGTGGACATGATGTGGGGAAACGGGTCGCTGATCGTGGGCGGCGGCACCATCGGCGTGCTGGTGTTCATGGGCGCGGCGGTCGGCGGTTCCGTAGGCGTCGAAGGGTATGGGGCCCTTGACATGGTCGGAATGGGTCCGCTGACCGGATTTGTCTCCGCGTATGCGAACACCCGGGAGATGGCGCCGATGATCGCGGGGATCGGCTTCGCGGCCCAGGCCGGGTGCCGCATGACCGCTGAGATCGGCGCCATGCGTATCTCAGAGGAAATCGACGCGTTGGAAGCCCTTGGTATTCAGTCGATCCCGTTCGTGGTCACGACCCGTGTGATCGCCGGGATGATCACCATCGTTCCGCTGTATGTAGTGACACTGGCGTTGAGCTATGTGTCGTGCGCGCTGGTCGTCAACGTGCTGCACGGGCAGTCTTCGGGCACTTACTACCACTACTTCGACTCGTTCATCCACCCGTCCGATGTGGTGTTCTCGCTGCTCAAGGCCGTCATTTTCGTGACGTTGATCATTGCCATCCACTGCTATCAGGGCTACTACGCCGGCGGTGGTCCCGAAGGTGTTGGGCGGGCCTCGGGTCGAGCCATCCGGGCCAGCATCGTGACCGTGGTTGCCGCCGACATGGTGCTGACGCTGCTGTTCTGGGGCAACAGTCCCGGCATTCGGATATCGGGGTGA
- a CDS encoding PGRS repeat-containing protein: protein MAGHRSRTSDTNVSARRRRVAGLGAVVAAVTSPLAAAPPTKADVVDSIVDPIIQPLQAAMSGVVDALAGVDPTTGLDVAAAVDPSAGLDFSSVFDPGSLGLGAAAVSPSDAAASAWFEQFVYLPLHNNMENWINSPFGEQVDGLINHASGQYLIGNGVDGTWANPEGGPGGLLFGDGGAGFHDPTGHFGAPGGNAGMIGNGGAGAAGGSSGGTGGHGGWLMGIGGPGGAGGAGGDNGMGITGGIGGTGGFGPGLVFGEGGAGGAGGSGENGADAGTVGDGGTGGYGGAGGDGGDHAHGLFGMSGHGGAGGKGGDGGAGGTTSGNGGDGGPGGPGGWGTRWLEPTPSDNIGDGGIGGLGGDGGAGNGMGYAAGHGGQGGWGGGGAVGGDGGPGGGGGDGGGGASGGIGGAGGRGGEGLLASGIDGTPGTPGHNNG from the coding sequence ATGGCGGGTCATCGGAGTCGCACGTCGGATACCAACGTCAGCGCACGTCGTCGTCGCGTTGCCGGTTTGGGGGCGGTCGTGGCGGCGGTGACGAGCCCGTTGGCCGCCGCGCCGCCAACCAAGGCCGACGTGGTGGATTCGATCGTCGATCCGATCATTCAACCGTTGCAGGCGGCGATGTCAGGGGTGGTCGATGCCCTGGCAGGCGTGGATCCCACCACGGGCCTGGATGTCGCCGCGGCGGTGGATCCGTCGGCCGGGTTGGACTTCAGCAGTGTGTTCGACCCGGGAAGTCTTGGTTTGGGGGCCGCGGCGGTGTCTCCGTCGGATGCGGCGGCGTCGGCGTGGTTTGAGCAGTTCGTCTACCTGCCGCTGCACAACAACATGGAGAACTGGATCAACAGTCCCTTCGGCGAGCAGGTCGACGGCTTGATCAACCACGCCTCGGGGCAATACCTCATCGGCAACGGCGTCGACGGAACGTGGGCCAACCCGGAGGGTGGTCCTGGTGGGCTGTTGTTCGGCGACGGCGGTGCCGGTTTCCACGATCCCACCGGCCACTTCGGCGCTCCCGGGGGCAACGCCGGAATGATCGGCAACGGCGGCGCGGGCGCCGCAGGCGGCTCAAGCGGTGGTACCGGCGGGCATGGGGGATGGCTGATGGGCATCGGCGGCCCCGGCGGTGCCGGCGGTGCCGGCGGGGACAACGGGATGGGCATCACCGGCGGGATCGGCGGGACCGGTGGCTTCGGACCGGGCCTCGTGTTCGGCGAAGGCGGGGCGGGCGGAGCTGGCGGGTCTGGTGAGAACGGCGCTGACGCCGGCACGGTCGGTGACGGCGGGACCGGCGGTTATGGCGGGGCCGGCGGCGACGGCGGCGACCACGCGCACGGGCTCTTCGGGATGTCCGGCCACGGCGGGGCCGGTGGCAAAGGCGGTGACGGCGGTGCGGGCGGCACCACATCGGGTAACGGCGGCGATGGCGGCCCCGGCGGCCCCGGCGGCTGGGGCACCAGGTGGTTGGAGCCCACCCCGTCCGACAACATCGGCGACGGCGGTATCGGTGGCCTCGGCGGCGACGGTGGTGCCGGCAACGGTATGGGTTACGCCGCCGGCCATGGCGGTCAGGGCGGCTGGGGCGGGGGTGGTGCCGTCGGCGGTGATGGCGGCCCCGGTGGCGGCGGCGGTGATGGCGGCGGCGGTGCCAGTGGGGGGATCGGCGGTGCCGGCGGCCGCGGCGGGGAGGGCCTGCTGGCCAGCGGCATCGACGGCACCCCCGGCACCCCCGGCCACAACAATGGGTGA
- a CDS encoding PE family protein, translating to MAGRHTKPSRLSPSAKARRWRVLGLSSSAAAFLAFGLSPLATAPPAKADVFDAILDPIIQPLQQALTGVTDAVSGIDATAALDLGAAGSHAADAANLGLGAAASPADTWLQGLEQDWMNSALGQQVDSSLNAWFAQVDPADDPTAGACGLICNGADGVGGATMAPTDGQTGGLLFDNGGNGATAAATNGVTGVKDGFSLLKIPVGPFGYDAPTHWYFPTEANGSVQADGVIYLQHGFGAIGWFYNDLATQLAQHTDSIVVVPTLSSIPLPFGAWLNGEPMQQAVASLFLGSETSLNISANQAGYLGTLPVDFMMTGHSAGGGLATAAGGDYVADLGPNPTDNHLLGVVMFDGVSTSPSGFAASIAELKTLDIPDYVVSAPPQAWNAFGATTNELVSLYPDQFVGVELVNGSHVDSMLGGKPLIDFVSQVVTKFSPPGNTAAVYTLSTGWINDIYVGAGPTDPVYGVYGPMGVYEPPGGQQIILGQAAGIVLPP from the coding sequence ATGGCTGGTCGGCACACGAAGCCGAGTCGTCTGTCACCAAGCGCCAAGGCGCGTCGCTGGCGGGTGCTGGGCCTATCGTCAAGTGCTGCAGCGTTTTTGGCGTTCGGCTTGAGCCCGCTGGCGACCGCGCCGCCGGCCAAGGCCGATGTTTTTGACGCGATCCTCGATCCGATCATCCAGCCGCTGCAGCAGGCGCTGACCGGGGTGACCGATGCCGTGTCCGGTATCGACGCCACCGCCGCGCTGGATCTGGGCGCTGCCGGCTCGCATGCCGCTGATGCCGCCAACCTGGGCCTGGGGGCGGCGGCCAGTCCTGCTGACACGTGGCTGCAGGGGCTCGAGCAGGACTGGATGAACAGCGCGTTGGGTCAGCAGGTCGACAGCTCGCTTAATGCGTGGTTTGCCCAGGTCGATCCGGCTGACGATCCGACCGCCGGTGCGTGCGGGCTGATTTGTAACGGCGCTGATGGCGTCGGAGGCGCCACGATGGCGCCGACCGACGGTCAAACTGGGGGGCTGCTGTTCGATAACGGCGGCAATGGTGCCACCGCCGCGGCCACCAACGGGGTCACCGGGGTCAAGGACGGGTTCTCGCTCCTGAAAATTCCCGTTGGTCCCTTTGGCTACGACGCCCCCACGCACTGGTACTTCCCGACCGAGGCGAACGGTTCGGTACAGGCCGACGGTGTCATTTACCTCCAGCACGGCTTCGGGGCAATAGGTTGGTTCTACAACGACCTGGCCACCCAGCTGGCGCAGCACACCGACAGCATCGTCGTCGTTCCCACCCTGTCGTCGATTCCTTTGCCGTTCGGCGCCTGGCTGAACGGCGAGCCGATGCAGCAGGCCGTGGCCTCGTTGTTCCTGGGCAGCGAGACGTCGCTGAACATCAGCGCGAACCAAGCCGGTTACCTGGGCACGCTGCCGGTAGATTTCATGATGACCGGACACTCCGCCGGCGGCGGCCTCGCCACGGCCGCCGGCGGCGATTACGTGGCAGACCTCGGGCCGAACCCCACCGACAATCACCTTCTCGGTGTGGTGATGTTCGACGGGGTCTCAACCAGTCCCTCGGGCTTCGCGGCTTCCATAGCCGAGCTGAAGACGTTGGATATCCCCGACTATGTGGTGTCCGCGCCGCCCCAGGCGTGGAACGCTTTCGGTGCCACCACGAACGAACTGGTGAGTCTGTACCCAGATCAGTTCGTCGGGGTTGAGCTTGTCAACGGCTCGCATGTCGACTCGATGCTGGGCGGAAAGCCCCTCATCGACTTCGTCTCCCAGGTGGTGACAAAGTTCTCCCCGCCAGGCAACACCGCGGCCGTGTACACCCTGTCCACGGGCTGGATCAACGACATTTACGTGGGGGCGGGTCCGACCGACCCGGTGTACGGCGTCTACGGGCCCATGGGCGTCTACGAGCCCCCCGGCGGCCAGCAGATCATCCTGGGCCAGGCCGCCGGGATCGTACTGCCGCCGTAA
- a CDS encoding cytochrome P450, with protein sequence MQAPSAELSSKEPGCFFEWRIGVGAHAVDNALGGVEPEKLTTLDSLPRPPIHSLFGWGVFWTMPEVARRHMAKLGERVVVDIPFMPTMVFTTSVQDARAIFLERGGALEFNDALRRLSPHERVLGKDLIDAFGGGQHDQVRRLVMPAFKGRALRGYERAMVEATRMRLETWELDKPVSFYRLMKDLARDVIMSVVFGVTEPERRAALEDALIELDTAIGSAGMMGRYFASMVMKGKWLPFKALDAAIAKVDEVVAREVEFRRATPAEDKGEDCLSMFLMFQQQDGEDGFFDDQILKAFMRMLLLAGYETTATTLGWVAERLVRHPKVMEKLDETLAVGDETYLEAVIAEAMRVRPALPITIRAVEKDCRINDLALPAGTIIVVYVNAIQKAAHAHADPERFDPERFAERRPDPMHWMPFGGGAHFCLGAQLSLMESRVLLRTILERRRFAPDNSPDERQVQHRSLMTLPGKGARVTLLKRD encoded by the coding sequence GTGCAGGCGCCATCTGCGGAGTTATCTTCAAAAGAACCAGGGTGTTTTTTTGAATGGAGGATTGGTGTGGGTGCTCATGCGGTCGACAACGCCCTCGGTGGCGTAGAACCAGAAAAATTGACGACGCTCGACTCCCTGCCACGGCCGCCCATCCACTCTCTTTTTGGCTGGGGGGTGTTCTGGACCATGCCGGAGGTCGCGCGTCGACACATGGCGAAGCTCGGAGAACGCGTAGTCGTCGATATCCCATTCATGCCGACCATGGTCTTCACCACGTCGGTCCAAGATGCGCGCGCGATCTTCTTGGAGCGAGGCGGTGCTCTGGAGTTCAACGACGCCCTGCGACGACTCTCCCCGCACGAACGAGTTCTCGGCAAGGATCTGATCGACGCATTCGGCGGCGGTCAGCATGACCAGGTCCGCCGTCTCGTCATGCCGGCATTCAAGGGCAGAGCCCTTCGAGGCTATGAGCGCGCAATGGTCGAGGCCACCCGCATGCGACTCGAGACGTGGGAGCTTGACAAGCCTGTCAGCTTCTACCGATTGATGAAGGACTTGGCGCGTGACGTGATCATGTCGGTCGTCTTCGGTGTGACTGAACCCGAGCGCCGAGCTGCCCTGGAGGACGCGTTGATCGAGTTGGACACTGCTATCGGCTCGGCCGGGATGATGGGGCGTTATTTCGCATCGATGGTGATGAAGGGCAAGTGGCTGCCGTTTAAGGCGCTCGACGCGGCTATCGCCAAGGTCGACGAAGTCGTTGCTCGTGAGGTCGAGTTCCGGCGCGCGACGCCGGCCGAGGACAAGGGCGAGGACTGCCTGTCGATGTTCCTAATGTTCCAGCAGCAAGACGGCGAGGACGGATTCTTCGATGACCAAATACTCAAGGCCTTCATGCGGATGCTGTTACTTGCCGGCTACGAGACCACCGCCACAACCCTGGGGTGGGTCGCGGAACGGCTGGTGCGGCATCCAAAGGTGATGGAGAAGCTGGACGAGACCCTTGCCGTAGGCGACGAGACCTATCTCGAAGCTGTCATCGCGGAGGCCATGCGTGTCCGGCCGGCGCTCCCCATCACCATTCGAGCGGTCGAGAAAGATTGCCGTATCAACGACCTGGCGTTGCCCGCGGGCACGATCATTGTGGTCTACGTCAACGCCATTCAGAAGGCCGCACATGCCCACGCCGATCCGGAGCGATTCGACCCCGAGCGATTCGCCGAACGACGTCCTGACCCTATGCATTGGATGCCTTTCGGCGGTGGTGCCCACTTCTGTCTCGGGGCGCAATTGTCACTGATGGAGTCACGTGTACTTCTGCGAACCATCCTGGAACGGCGCCGTTTCGCACCGGACAACTCACCGGACGAGCGGCAAGTCCAGCACCGAAGCCTAATGACGCTGCCCGGGAAGGGGGCACGCGTCACATTGCTGAAGCGCGACTGA
- a CDS encoding MlaE family ABC transporter permease: MGRPVVTILGRPLRYTLLQVDSSLQTLGRFFDLAAEAFAFLITDLIRLRHPWRDTINQAWFIVSVTAIPALLVSVPFGVIVAVQVGSFIQQVGASSVSGAAGGLGVIRQGAPVVAALLLGGAAGSAVATDLGARTIREEVDALRVMGTNPVRRLVTPRLAAIVIVAPVLCSFIIFMGLAAGYAINVGFQSGTPGSYIASFASFASVGDVGVAVLKTWLFGVIVILVACQRGLEAKGGARGVADAVNASVVIGVVAVFVLNLVITQGLSMSMPLRVG; the protein is encoded by the coding sequence ATCGGCCGTCCGGTCGTCACGATTCTCGGTAGGCCGCTCCGGTACACCCTGCTCCAGGTCGACTCCTCGTTACAGACATTAGGTCGATTCTTCGACCTGGCCGCTGAGGCCTTCGCCTTCCTGATAACGGATTTGATCCGATTGCGCCACCCGTGGCGGGACACCATCAACCAAGCCTGGTTCATCGTCAGCGTCACGGCGATACCGGCGTTACTGGTGTCGGTCCCATTCGGAGTCATCGTGGCGGTGCAAGTTGGCAGCTTCATCCAGCAAGTTGGCGCTTCGTCGGTATCGGGTGCGGCCGGCGGCCTCGGGGTGATCCGACAGGGTGCACCGGTCGTGGCCGCGTTGCTGCTGGGCGGCGCGGCCGGTTCGGCGGTGGCCACTGATCTCGGCGCCCGCACCATTCGCGAAGAGGTCGACGCGCTGCGCGTCATGGGCACCAACCCGGTGCGGCGGCTGGTCACCCCTCGGCTGGCAGCGATCGTGATCGTGGCGCCGGTGTTGTGCTCCTTCATCATCTTTATGGGGCTGGCGGCGGGCTATGCAATCAATGTCGGCTTCCAGTCCGGCACTCCGGGTAGCTATATCGCGTCCTTCGCGTCCTTCGCCAGCGTCGGCGATGTCGGGGTCGCCGTCCTCAAGACCTGGCTTTTCGGCGTGATCGTCATACTCGTGGCTTGCCAGCGGGGCCTTGAGGCCAAGGGCGGCGCGCGCGGCGTGGCCGATGCGGTCAACGCCTCCGTCGTCATCGGAGTGGTCGCCGTCTTCGTTCTCAACCTGGTGATAACGCAGGGACTGTCGATGTCCATGCCGCTGAGAGTGGGCTGA
- a CDS encoding SDR family oxidoreductase yields MPSVLVTGAGRGIGLAITEHMSARGWDVYATARSEAALHSLSRMPNVHPIPLDITNRSDIAALPARLPAGLNGLVNSAGIIVNGPVEGLSLDDLTGQLDVNVIAQIAVTQAVLPMIREAGGRLVFMSSVSGFITTPGTGAYSASKYAIESLGDALRIELRPWKIPVSLIEPGPIRTDMWGSALDEYDRMTKQLSEAHRQLYASHLAGTRKLLGRMQKLAADPKKVTKAVNHALTSRRPKRRYLLDTLSRGQKLTFAATPTAVTDAILAAATTSK; encoded by the coding sequence ATGCCTTCTGTTTTGGTTACCGGCGCCGGTAGGGGCATCGGTTTGGCGATCACTGAGCACATGAGCGCGCGGGGCTGGGATGTCTATGCCACTGCTCGCTCTGAAGCCGCGCTGCATAGCCTGAGTCGGATGCCCAATGTGCATCCGATCCCGCTGGACATCACCAACCGCTCCGATATCGCAGCGCTGCCGGCCCGATTGCCCGCAGGTCTCAACGGCCTGGTGAACAGCGCCGGGATCATCGTCAACGGCCCGGTGGAGGGACTGTCGCTGGATGACCTGACCGGCCAGCTCGACGTCAACGTGATCGCCCAGATCGCGGTGACCCAAGCGGTCCTGCCGATGATCCGCGAAGCCGGTGGCCGGCTGGTGTTCATGTCCTCGGTCAGCGGGTTCATCACGACCCCGGGCACCGGCGCCTACAGCGCCTCGAAGTATGCGATCGAATCATTGGGTGATGCGCTGCGAATCGAGCTGCGGCCGTGGAAGATCCCGGTCTCGCTTATCGAGCCCGGCCCGATCCGTACCGATATGTGGGGCAGCGCCCTTGACGAGTACGACCGCATGACCAAACAACTGTCCGAGGCGCATCGCCAGCTGTACGCATCGCATCTGGCCGGCACCCGCAAGTTGTTGGGGCGGATGCAAAAACTGGCCGCCGATCCCAAGAAGGTCACCAAAGCGGTCAACCACGCGCTGACATCGCGGCGCCCGAAACGCCGCTACCTGCTCGACACCCTCAGCCGCGGCCAGAAGCTCACCTTCGCCGCCACCCCCACCGCGGTCACTGACGCAATCCTGGCGGCCGCCACCACCTCAAAATGA